The DNA sequence TTTTCAATTGAGTGAGTGACTTCCCAATTCTTCctactcccagaatgtatcccttttttcCATTGCCAAAGGACACACTTCCTCCTTGCAGGACTTTGAGTGAAAGAAAATCATCGAAGCTTCCAGTAATGTGCTTAGaacaaccactatccatgtaccatttttAGCTTCTTCCTTTCACTGCTCCCTACACAAGAGAATCAAGGATTAgatttaggaacccaaacaagtttgggtcccttgtagtgaGGAAAAGGGTGAATTAAACTTCATTTTGTCTAGGTAGGCAATACATGTTTTTAACGGAGGGACTAGGTTCCTTAGCATCCATTACCTTTTCAATAAAAACCTTGTTTTTCTGTTGGGACTGAATTCTAGCCCtacagttttctttaaagtgaccagtgttgccacagtgagtgcaaagATAGTTATCAGGGACAGTAACATACTTGTTATGTGGATTGTAGGGAGTCTTTTTGTTTTGGAACCCAACTCCCTGTCTGTTCCCACCATTGCTTGTATACATGGCATCAATTATGTCAGAGAACCAggtccactttagagatttttctaggtcatttttaactATACCTAGATCTTCTTGAAGTTTTCTACTTCTTTCAAGTTCAGCACACAGACTAGATTTCACAGATTTGAGTTTattttcaagcttaatgtgtgcctcacttgcaacttcctttcccttttggaCAATCCCAGAACTgttttgtcatgccccaaacctggggaggcgtggctggcacccggtgccgtgctggcccgagtgaaccactctgtaactcatgatcgtttgaccaaaactagaacatacataggtcgagttagctgaactcattccttttaTACTTATTTTGAGCCCACATGGCCACGACTCATAATGTACAGTAGTAAGTAGGAAAacattgtatcaatgaaccatctttcttaaaacatgaatacatgacatactgtacaaaacgaacctctgtctacaaagcctctaagattatttgacatcaaatatgataaggtaccggcctacccataaaaTTGTAACAAAACTCTGgcacgatgacttatagactcggcggcactccgaatgaagtggagtcttaccgatccttcgttgaatgctaacctcgtctactataaGGGCTCGTccaactgattatctatacctgcaggcataaatgcagcgtccccaataaaaggacgtcagtacgaataatgtactgagtatgtaaggcagaactaaaACATATCCATAAGTCAACATTATTAAagagatataagaatcaacctgaatctctgaagtgccacagTATATGCATACTTAGCATACTTATAtgtataatgcttctctttgagactattatccatatcgtatgatgcatgactgacCAACTAATCAGTGGTAATTACTCGACCAGCCGTAgtgcggtggtaaatgcataactgcccgaccggcagtagctcagtggtaaatgtgtaactgcccaaccgcccgtagctcggtggtaaatgcatgaagatgcatgtatcacaatattataaatattaacatctttatcaaatacctcaatagagacttaggaacatacttagacatgcttgaatataaCTTTACCAGAATGAATagcatagacatccttaactgctaagagtagaaccatttatggaataaTATTACATTtatgtatcgttacttggattatgccaaaagaaaagaagggagagccttaacatacctgaaccgacttccttgacaatccctctaacacatgttaATTGCGAAAAAATACGTGACGGcaagatcgaagtagggaaaaatccgtatgatattcttgagaaagattgcaccgtactcccttatgaATGCAAAACCTTACGTtgctttgaattgttgaagatatTGCGTGCTTATGTGATATATGCAAATGCATATCAGAATGACTCAAAGTAACGTGATGAGACTCTTAAGAGTCATGAGACTCTTTAAGTTTGAGATATCTTATACATGGATGTAGGCCCCCACTTTAGATGACTTAGTCACAAAATTCTTCTTAATATGTGCCACCTTTTtacatgacttaagagtcatttcTTGGCTTGATCAAGACAACCTTGGGCTGCCACGTTGAGGATAGGATTTTTATTAAGCTTATCCAACAATTATCCCCTTAATTCCTTAATTACATGGTAATTTCccactaaaaattaataattatccaattatttacataattaagaattatctcaaattacttaaaatactacatattgttaacacaccttatacatcttactatcatggtcatgtgatacCATATAATagcaatacatacactattattttattaaaacatccatgtaaaaatacatatattttctcaacttctaatttttctaatctcatataaagaataCAAATTtttgtacgcttaattcttaaaatggtaaaagataaccttcttttcttgtgagaaaataatttctatctttacaataaaaagaatctcataaactttctcatattctgtgtataatttaaagcatattcgaaagtagtaatattaataattatataaaatcatatttttcaaaccttcttttacaaaaatgtttcactcaaaataccatatcaaatgtatataacggtatcaaggttaTTAAAATTACGGGGTCTTAtaataacatagtcacaaatcctctataatctcatgaatggtcttaatcccttcaagctcatatggattactacgactcatcctaatatcaaagtatgggatgtaacatccttcccctctttagaaacattcgtcctcgaatgttaactcttagagatatACAAAACTTTTGCTATGGTCTCCTctgtaaactaaactaaaatcCAACTTCTATTTGAAGTCTCGACTATTCACAATcttttgtacttgagtatctcgtatcttcttcacctttaccttactcacttttcaatctcgcatcgtatcttctgtttctttcataacctcccttccacataggtggaaATTATGCCTTAAAGCTCTATTGtgatacttgcacctctggtgcatacaaaatcCGGTGAacgcttcatactgacttcttacgactcagctctatggaacgatctggaaacaaaagaGTGGTAACATtttctaaatgccctatagcctctcaattataaatgtggcacgtaacacacccataagtgagacttTACTAGGCATgactttgtagactccctaggacacgacttgccctgataccactttgtcaccccccccaaacctggggaggcgtggctggcaaccggtgtcgtgctggcccgagcgaaccactttgtaactcatgatcgttcgaccaaaactaAAACATACATAGATCGAGTTagctgaactcattccttttgtaactatcttGGGCctacatggccacaactcataatgtacaactGTAAGTAGGAAAAtattgtatcaatgaaccatctttcttaaaacatgaatacatatgggccgtcaaggcctctaacatactgtacaaaatgaacatctgtctataaagcctctaagattatttgatatcaaatgggatagggtaccggcctacctaTAAGTCTGTaacaaaactctgacacgatgccTTATAGACTCGGTTGCACTTcgaatgaagtggagtcttactgatccttcgctgaatgctaacctcgtttACTATGAAGGCTCGTccaactgattatctatacatgCAGGCataaatgcagcgtccccaataaaaggacgtcagtacgaataatgtactgagtatgtaatgcagaACTGAAGCATATCCATAactcaacattaattaaagagatataagaatcaacctaaatctatgaagtgccaccgtatatgcatacttagcatatatatatatatatatatatatatatataatgcttctctttgagactataatccatatcgtatgatgcatgactgcccaactgatcagtggtaattgcccgaccggccgtagtgcggtggtaaatgcatgacagCCTGACCGACCTTAGCTCGGCGGTAAATGTaaaactgcccaaccggccgtagctcggtggtaaatgcatgaagatgcatgtatcactatattataaacattaacatctttatcaaatgCCTCAATAGAGACTTAAGAACAtatttagacatgcttgaatataactttaccggaatgaataacatagacatccttaactgctaagagtagaaccatttatggaataacattacgtttacgtatcgttacttggatcatgccaaaagaaaagaatggatagacttaacatacctgaactgattcccttgacaatccctctaacacacgttaattgcgacaaaacacgtaacgacAAGAtcagagtagggaaaaattcgtatgatatttttgagaaagattgcactgtactcccttatgATTGCAAAACCTTACATtgctttgaattgttgaagatatTGTGTGCTTATGTGATATATGCAAATGCATATCAGAATGACTCAAAGTAACGTGATGAGACTCTTAAGTTCGTGATATCTTATACAtggatgtgggccccactttggATGTCTTAGTCATAAAATTCTTCTTAATATGTGCCACCTTTTtacatgacttaagagtcatttcTTGGATTGATCAAGACAATCTTGGGCTGCCACGTTGAGGATAGGGTTTTTATTAAgtttatccaataattatcctctTAATTCCTTAATTACATGGAAATTTCCcactaaaaatcaataattacccaattatctacataattaagtgttatctcaaattacttaaaatactacttatttttaacacaccttatacaccttactatcatggtcatgtggtaccatataaaatcaatacatacactattattttattaaaacatccatgtaaaaatacatatattttctcaacttctaattttcctaatctcatataaagagtacaaatttttgTACGCTTAATTCCTAAAATGataaaagataaccttcttttcttgtgagaaaataatttctatctttacaataaagaaaatctcataaactttctcatattctgtgtataatttaaagcatattataaagtagtaatattaataactatataaaatcatattttttggTTTCATCCTTGATTCTGAGAAATAAGGTCCATATAAATCTGGAATAGTCATCAACGATAACGaagatgtacttctttcctcctctgcTGGGCACCCTCATAAgtccacacagatccatatgGAGAAGATGCAGTGGCCTTGAGGTTCTCACTTCCTTCTTTGGCTTGATTGAGGACCTGACTTGCTTCCCTTACACACATGCATCGCATACCTTGTAGTCTTTTAACTTTGACTTCGACAacccacgaaccaggtccttcttgatTAGCTTGTTCAATAGAGTAAAACTTGCATGTCCTAATCTTCTGTGCCatagttcagcatcatcatcaacaacactcaGACATGTAAGATCACCAGTGTTCAAAGACTCAAAGTCTATAACATAGATGTTTTTAAATCTTTTTGCCACCAGAACTACTTCACTAGTTACAAGATTGGTGACAGTGCAAGATTTTGACAAAAACTCCACTTTGTTTCCTTTATCGCAAATTTGAGAGACACTCAGAAGGGTGTATGTCAGGCCATTCACATAATACACATTTTCAATTGAGTTAGTGAGTGTTTTCTCATTCCAAGTCCCAGAATGTATCCTTTTTTGCCATTTTCAAAGGACACACTCCCATATTGCAGGACTTATAGTGAAAGAAAATTATCCGTACTTCCAATCATATGTTTAGAATAGCCAATATCCATGTACCATCTTTGGCTGCTTCCTTTCACTGTTGCCTACACAAGGAAATCAGAGATTAgatttaggaacccaaacaagtttgggtcccttgtaatgagggAAGGGGCGAATTAGACTTCTTTTGTCCAAGCAGGCATCACACAATTCTTTTTAAGAGAAACAGGTTCCTTAATAGTAGataaattttcaacaaaaaacTTTGTTTTTCTATTGGGACTGGAACCTTGCTTTACAAGAATCTTTCTAATGACCAGTGTTAGAATAGTGAGTGCAAAACCAGTTATCAGGCACAGTAATATACTTGCTATGTGGGTTCTAGGGAGCGTTTTCTTGTTGAAACCCGATTCCTTGCCTGTTCCCCCCATTACTTTTATACAAGGAAGTGATTGTGTCAGAGGAAAAGTTCTACTTCAGAGATATATCTAGATCATTTTTAACCCTGCTTAAATCTTCCTGAAGTTGTCTATTTCATTCAAGTTTAGCACAAAGACTCAATTTTAcctttttgagttcattttcaaggTTGAGATACGCCTCACTCGCCACTTCCTTTCCTTTTGAGGAGTTCATGCAATTTTCCACTGATGTTTTTAAAGGAACATTATCTTTCTTTAACTCCTCTATTGATTTCTTCACGTCCACAACTACTACTAACAAATCATCTCTCTCATCTTCTATCTCTCCTATTTTTTCAGTTAGAGCATCTTTATCTTTCTTTAACTCCTCTATTGTTTCCTTCGAATCAACAACTACGACCAGCAAATCATCTCTCTCATGTTCTACCTCTCCTATTTCATCAGTTAGAGCATTTTTATTACTAATGGGATTATGGTAAGCATCAATTAAGACATTAGCTAAAGATACCAGCTTCTTTTGAGAATAAGACTTCAAATTTCTTTGGACatctagaaagtttacctcatggtcatcatcatcttcatcctcATCAGATTTTGCCATTCTTGGCAAATATGGAATCATAATCTGCATCTTCGCTTTCAACGGCCATAATGGAGGTGTCGCCTTGTTCATCATCACCCTCAGATTCACTAGAGGAATCTCCCCAGGAggcaagagcttgtttcacaacattATCAGTGGCATCTCTTCTCTTGAATTTCCTACCGGGTACCGGGTTCTTCTTAGATGTCTTATCCATGTTGTTCTTGTAATGGTCCTGCTTGTGGAGAGGGCTATCTTTGATGAATTGTCCTAACTTTACGCACTTGTGACAGTAATCATAGCCTTTTGTGTTCCTGCTAGAGCTTTCTTTTCTTAGGAATTTCTCTATTTCTACGAACCATTTTCTGATATCTCCGTGTAAGATAGGCCATGTCAGCATCATCACTACTTGAGTCACTGTTGTTTGGCTTGAGAACCAGATTCTTCTCCTTTTTGGGTTCTTTTCTTTCAtgatctttcttcttcttcttcttcttcttcttcttcttcttcttcttcttcttcttcttcttcttcatttcataggTTTTCAGCTTTCCAATGAGTTCGTCAATCGTTAGTTTTTGCAGATCTTTGGCTTCTGTGATAGCATTGACTTTGCTCTCCCAGGAACCAGGtaatatactgagtatttttATGACCAGTTTGTTCCTTGAGATAATCTCTCCAAGAGAGTGAAGCACATTGATGATGGAAGTAAAGCGAGTATGCATGTCCTGAATGGATTCATCCTCCTTCATCTTGATGAGTTCATACTCAGTAGTGAGCATATCGATTTTTGACTACTTGACTTGAGTGGTTCCTTCGTGTGCAGTTTGGAGATCCTCCCAGATCTCCTTGGCAGATTGACAGGCTGAGATGCGGTTGTATTCATCTTGTCCAATGCCACAGGCGAGGATATTCTTTGCTATGATGTGTTTCTCGATGGCTTTACGATCAGTATCATTACATTCATTCCTTGTCTTTGAAACTGTGACTGCTGTCTCGCCAATGGTCTTCATAGGGACAAAGGTTCCATCACAGATAACATCCCAAAGCTCTAAATCTCCTGCCATAATAAAATCATGCATTCTTGTCTTCCACTAGCCGTAGTATtgtccattgaatcttggtggtctgtaggttgattgaccttcttcaaaaTTTGGTAGAGCATCCATGTAGAttctttctaggtgttagccttaTAGAAAGAACATGCTCTTATACCAATTGATGTAAACTaagagtccaccaaactgtatagagaacctggttctctatcagttcccacagaaCTCAACAGTAAGTAAATAACACaagatatttatgtgaaaaattccagctcacgggattaaaaatcacgacctacactcgtaggatttcaacttcactaactgagaaactttagattacaacctattataACCTAGGGATTAAAATATTTAATCCCTCACCTACTTACAATAACTATATTGCAAGcttctttgtaataactctattacaaagctaaccacttgactaactctagtcaacaCCACTAcaaggtttatgatttacaaagtaTCCTACGAGATGCTTCTAAATAAGCTGAGTAGGAGTTATAAGTGAATAACATAAATAAAGACATAACAATACTAAAGACACACGATGTAATCAATGCTGGGAtctggtccttcgttatgttgctGTTTTGTTCTTCAATGCCTTTGAGAGAATGAAGACGACTGCACACTTGAGAGTAAAATATATTTTAGGGTTTACAAGTGTGTGTAATCCCTTGCCTCATATTGGTAATATATAAGTGAGGTCATCAAGGATGATTCAAGGGAGTGTCTGGTCTATAGCATGCTTCAAACGTGCTGATGTACTATTGCGTGTGCAGTGCAATAGCTTTAACAACTGTAAGAGTTGACTTGTAGTGTGATCGGAGGAATTGATATCTATATGTTCCCTCTGCGGTTCCTTTAACTGATTTCATTGAAACTTGTGCCAGACATTTAACTTGTTGTTCTGAACACGGAGGATACTAGTTGTATCAGGTTCCCTTTCTCGTTCTCATATGAAGTTTGTTAAATTATCTAAACAATAAGCACATAACTTTATCACATGGGAAAATTGCAGTCAACGTGGAGTAATTAACTGAGACGTAGAAGAGTAACTAACCGCAAAGACTTCTGTGAGACTGACATAAAAAATGCAACATGTGCACAATGACACTGGATGATTGAATTATTCTTCCTCGACCCTCCAGAGGtagttattttctttttttttggatatttttaagtttttccttctttattatattatc is a window from the Nicotiana tomentosiformis chromosome 10, ASM39032v3, whole genome shotgun sequence genome containing:
- the LOC138899931 gene encoding uncharacterized protein; amino-acid sequence: MQIMIPYLPRMAKSDEDEDDDDHEVNFLDVQRNLKSYSQKKLVSLANVLIDAYHNPISNKNALTDEIGEVEHERDDLLVVVVDSKETIEELKKDKDALTEKIGEIEDERDDLLVVVVDVKKSIEELKKDNVPLKTSVENCMNSSKGKEVASEAYLNLENELKKATVKGSSQRWIHSGTWNEKTLTNSIENVYYVNGLTYTLLSVSQICDKGNKVEFLSKSCTVTNLVTSEVVLVAKRFKNIYVIDFESLNTGDLTCLSVVDDDAELWHRRLGHASFTLLNKLIKKDLVRGLSKSKLKDYKVCDACV